Proteins encoded within one genomic window of Verrucomicrobiota bacterium:
- a CDS encoding UPF0175 family protein — protein MNVAVEIPDAVSAPLRSKWQDLPRRVLEATAAEAYRTGVLTSHQVGQLLGHGSRWETEAFLKRVQAYLSYTEADLERDLAALREARGR, from the coding sequence ATGAACGTTGCCGTTGAAATCCCGGACGCTGTCTCCGCTCCCCTACGATCCAAGTGGCAGGATTTGCCGCGGCGCGTGCTGGAAGCGACGGCTGCCGAGGCCTACCGCACCGGCGTCCTCACGTCCCATCAGGTCGGTCAACTGCTGGGTCATGGTTCGCGCTGGGAAACGGAGGCCTTCCTCAAGCGCGTCCAGGCTTACCTGAGTTACACCGAGGCTGATCTGGAACGGGACCTGGCCGCGCTCCGCGAGGCGCGTGGACGATGA
- a CDS encoding DUF3368 domain-containing protein, translated as MTVASNTSPICYLILIGSIDILPRLYGDILTTQTVVRELRHQDAPETVRLWAAAPPDWLRVHADPSEPDQSLAALHAGERTALRLAEQVQADVVLLDDSAAREVAGQRLLKVSGLLGILRDAAQSGLVDISSAVDRLRRTNFRASPELLRSLLRGPQGSI; from the coding sequence ATGACCGTCGCCAGCAACACGTCGCCGATTTGTTATCTCATTCTCATCGGCTCGATTGACATTTTGCCAAGGCTTTACGGGGACATTCTGACCACTCAAACCGTCGTGAGGGAGCTTCGCCATCAGGATGCGCCCGAAACCGTTCGTCTTTGGGCCGCCGCGCCACCCGATTGGCTAAGAGTGCATGCTGATCCTTCCGAACCCGACCAATCCCTCGCGGCTCTGCATGCGGGAGAGCGCACAGCGCTTCGTCTTGCTGAACAGGTCCAGGCCGACGTTGTGTTGCTGGACGATTCCGCCGCGCGTGAAGTGGCGGGGCAACGCCTACTGAAGGTCTCAGGTTTGTTGGGCATATTACGGGATGCTGCACAGTCGGGATTGGTTGACATTTCCTCAGCCGTTGATCGTCTCCGCCGAACCAACTTTCGCGCTTCGCCGGAATTGTTGAGATCTCTGTTGCGTGGGCCTCAAGGATCGATTTGA
- a CDS encoding YjbQ family protein: MKSLTEYLWFEVPNRRGFVNITRTIEDLVRKSGVGEGLCLVNAMHITASVFINDNEPGLHHDYEVWLEKLAPHEPVAAYHHNRTGEDNADAHLKRQILGREVVVAITKGKLDFGPWEQIFYGEFDGRRRKRVLVKIIGE, from the coding sequence ATGAAATCATTAACCGAATATCTCTGGTTCGAGGTTCCGAATCGGCGCGGATTCGTGAACATCACTCGAACGATCGAAGACCTGGTGCGCAAGAGCGGCGTGGGCGAGGGGCTTTGCTTGGTGAATGCGATGCACATAACAGCATCGGTGTTCATCAATGACAATGAGCCGGGGCTCCATCACGATTACGAGGTGTGGCTCGAGAAACTGGCGCCGCACGAGCCGGTCGCCGCGTATCATCACAATCGCACGGGCGAGGACAATGCCGACGCGCATTTGAAGCGGCAGATCCTGGGCAGGGAAGTGGTTGTGGCGATCACGAAGGGCAAGCTGGACTTCGGGCCTTGGGAACAAATCTTTTACGGCGAGTTCGACGGGCGCCGAAGAAAGCGCGTGCTCGTCAAGATCATCGGCGAGTGA
- a CDS encoding serine dehydratase translates to MRGPSSSHCAAALRIGRLARDLMDGEIEAVLVEFDRAGSLPTTHESQGSDMGLFGGLLGWEADDERLPGSMQAFQDGGAKARIETVDVGDPHPNTYRLTLQNRREQHSLIAISTGGGMMEVLSVDGVPMRMDGGYHETLVWLREDPEKLRDTLTTADAVHLHRATGVHIVQVQSSAFVPSDALAPFSPLAVKRLAPVLPVPSRRNLRVPFSTCAAMLAHDGARHTPLWQLAIEYEMARGNFTEREVIARMVNIIRILRRSIASGIAGTSYEDRVLHHQSGRFQEMLKAGHLLDAGALNRIILYITALMEVKSSMGVIVAAPTAGACAALPGAVIAMAETMDKTEEQMAEAVLAAGLIGVFIAQRWTFAAEVGGCQAEGGSAASLAAAALVTLAGGTRDQAIGAASLAFQSMLGLICDPIANRVEAPCLGKNVMAAANALSCANMALAGFDPLIPLDEVIQAAKSVSAMMPREHRCTSLGGLAATPTSLEIEKRLAGLKAKSCGSCACH, encoded by the coding sequence ATGCGAGGGCCGTCCAGTTCGCATTGTGCCGCCGCGCTGCGCATCGGCAGGCTCGCTCGCGATTTGATGGATGGCGAAATCGAAGCCGTGCTCGTCGAGTTTGATCGCGCCGGCTCGCTGCCGACGACGCACGAAAGCCAGGGCAGCGACATGGGACTCTTCGGCGGGCTGCTCGGCTGGGAGGCGGATGACGAGCGGCTGCCCGGCTCCATGCAGGCGTTTCAAGACGGCGGCGCGAAAGCGCGCATTGAGACGGTGGATGTCGGCGACCCGCACCCGAACACTTATCGGCTTACTTTGCAGAACCGCCGCGAGCAGCACTCGCTCATCGCCATCTCCACCGGCGGCGGCATGATGGAAGTGCTCAGCGTGGACGGCGTGCCCATGCGCATGGACGGCGGCTATCACGAGACGCTCGTGTGGCTGCGCGAAGACCCGGAAAAGCTGCGCGACACGCTCACCACGGCGGATGCGGTGCATCTCCATCGCGCAACCGGCGTCCACATCGTGCAGGTGCAATCCTCTGCCTTCGTTCCATCCGACGCTTTGGCCCCCTTTAGTCCCCTCGCCGTGAAGCGCCTCGCGCCCGTGCTGCCCGTGCCCTCGCGCAGGAACCTCCGCGTCCCGTTTTCCACCTGCGCGGCCATGCTCGCGCACGACGGCGCCAGACACACGCCGCTCTGGCAGCTCGCGATCGAATACGAAATGGCGCGCGGCAATTTCACCGAGCGCGAGGTCATCGCCAGGATGGTGAACATCATCCGCATCCTGCGCCGCAGCATCGCCAGCGGCATTGCCGGCACGAGCTACGAAGACCGCGTGCTTCATCACCAAAGCGGACGCTTTCAGGAAATGCTCAAGGCCGGACATCTGCTCGACGCCGGAGCGCTCAACCGCATCATCCTCTACATCACCGCGCTCATGGAGGTGAAAAGCAGCATGGGCGTCATCGTTGCCGCGCCCACTGCAGGAGCCTGCGCCGCGCTGCCCGGCGCGGTCATCGCGATGGCCGAGACGATGGACAAAACCGAGGAGCAAATGGCCGAAGCGGTCCTCGCGGCTGGACTCATCGGCGTCTTTATCGCACAGCGCTGGACCTTCGCGGCGGAAGTCGGCGGTTGCCAGGCCGAGGGCGGTTCGGCTGCGAGCCTGGCCGCGGCCGCGCTCGTCACGCTCGCTGGCGGCACGCGCGACCAGGCCATCGGCGCCGCGTCGCTCGCCTTCCAGTCCATGCTCGGCCTCATCTGCGACCCCATTGCCAACCGCGTTGAAGCCCCGTGCCTCGGCAAGAACGTCATGGCCGCTGCCAACGCCCTCAGTTGCGCGAACATGGCTCTCGCCGGCTTCGACCCGCTCATTCCTCTCGATGAAGTCATCCAGGCCGCGAAGAGCGTCTCCGCCATGATGCCCCGCGAACACCGCTGCACCTCGCTCGGCGGCCTCGCCGCGACGCCCACTTCGCTTGAAATCGAAAAACGCCTCGCCGGTCTCAAAGCGAAATCCTGCGGCTCGTGCGCCTGCCATTGA
- a CDS encoding DUF4832 domain-containing protein, producing the protein MFELEHYGSVKKPGNWEGRPESAVAKFGKGKTGPDYFRGALELLHATYIGYHGDAREWLTDNPELTKELLNKCGYWLFPRSLELPDKLEAGATVPFILTMENRGVAPPYAPYELRVKLSGAGGQVTKALGVSGKSWLPGAPVSSRYELSLPPDLKAGEYELAIGLFDRSASQDRPVEFGLKASARDAKGFYRLTKVPVTAARASGR; encoded by the coding sequence GTGTTCGAGTTGGAGCACTACGGCTCCGTAAAAAAGCCGGGCAACTGGGAAGGCCGCCCGGAGAGCGCGGTGGCCAAGTTCGGCAAGGGCAAGACGGGCCCGGACTATTTCCGCGGCGCGCTCGAGTTGCTGCACGCGACCTACATCGGCTACCACGGCGACGCGCGCGAATGGTTAACCGACAATCCTGAACTGACCAAGGAACTGCTGAACAAGTGCGGCTATTGGCTCTTCCCGAGGTCGCTCGAACTGCCGGACAAGCTTGAGGCGGGCGCCACCGTGCCATTCATTCTCACGATGGAGAACCGCGGCGTTGCGCCACCCTACGCGCCGTACGAACTGCGCGTGAAGTTGTCAGGCGCGGGTGGCCAGGTCACCAAGGCTCTGGGTGTGAGCGGCAAGTCATGGCTGCCCGGCGCGCCGGTGTCTTCACGATACGAGTTATCGCTCCCGCCCGACCTCAAGGCCGGCGAATACGAACTGGCCATTGGACTCTTCGATCGGAGCGCAAGCCAGGATCGGCCTGTGGAATTTGGGCTGAAAGCTTCGGCGCGGGACGCTAAAGGATTTTACCGGCTCACGAAGGTGCCGGTGACAGCGGCGCGTGCCTCAGGTCGCTGA